In Mesorhizobium sp. 113-3-3, a genomic segment contains:
- a CDS encoding MBG domain-containing protein: MRSQDFSTHRRRTSAPLMALLLTSTALVGFTSARAQELPTGGSVASGGVTISNPSSSQLSIKQSTNSAIVNWQSFSIGAGATVNIDQPTSSSTMLNRVTGGTRSTIAGQLNANGQVFLVNPNGIAISKTGKVSAAGFVGSSLDISDNDFKAGKLSFQGKGASAPVSNEGSVSIGRGGYAALIGGSVDNAGSISVPLGKVGLGSGEKATLDLSGDGFLQVSVPTKADGNNALVSNSGTISADGGTVELKAAAVRDAARQAVNMSGVIEARTVSGQSGAIVLGGGDGSVEVSGTLDASANAGGKGGKVTVTGRKLKLKAAKVDASGKDGGGTVKIGGDKQGKGTLQRAQTTEVDANTTINADATGTGDGGTVIVWSDEQTKFAGKISARGGEDNGNGGFTEVSGKQRLDFTGSVDLRARFGDTGDLLLDPYNVTISNGADTGGFTASSNDSVINVTTLQNQLALANVTISTGSGGSQAGDITIAAPISWSANTLTLSAYHSIVFNANATIGGVGGLSLVTNNGGTGGTISYALGASATFTGTQGAQALSVNGQGYTLIYDVNGLQAINSGLTGRYALAKNIDASATSSWNSGLGFISLGTDGNSNIQNSGNGFTGTFDGLGHAVDGLSVTQSAAQYVGLFGFVGAGGLVQNVGVTNATIRGFKTLGGIVGFNAGTVTQSYSTGQLFTTQYGSVSGGLIGENDGALSDSFSSVIINARDTNTAGGAVGFNNFGTIDRVYAMGAVDIGSGGAAVGGLVGSNYGYSFVGNGGRITDSYSTGAVSGGWNVGAFIGNNLYDGTVTGAYDTSTSGPYNTTSSAKPAIGGGTTGPNVNVVGLSTSSFQNGGASGLSAAYGGGTGGLNPYLKSFYPNGAQAISGIAYKDSGNTPLISGTGQPYYTKNPGLVSVVSGGVKLGTVSTGVNGYYYLVLPAGTVSNAVLAYTVADADSGARNGVTFRTGLPGGNISNLNIYGDWRLDEADGSIASLSALNSAYASTAGSTSVGSLSFANRQIETAVTTFALDQALSAGTGTLALSSNGTVTQGATGNAITAGSLWFGGSGSFALNGAGNQITNVAGSAGSVDLRDDASLTVASASNARGASTSGVNATGSVKLRTTGDLTISASAPVSGANPVLAASGKFINNRGSDAVTASSGRWLVYAANPTGNTFGNLDSGNTAIWNTAAGGAVSAAGNRYVFAYQPTLTFTSNNATKTYGDTVLPPLTYSVAGYQTGVIGAYLGDTAATTFSGGPSVTSVNPPSNTQVGAGSYAITVSAGNLAALSGYGFAYNSAGLLSIGKRAVTVTVTPGQGKIYGDANPSSYGYTVSDLGAGVALAGSLTRTAGNNAGTYAINQGSVTNANNSNYDITYVGGNFTIAQRAITVTAVAKSRTYGSSNPALTYQLTSGSLVGSDSLTGALATSATTTSNVGSYAITQGTLNNNNYAITYVGANLSVTPRAITVTADAKTRIYGDANPALTYHLTSGSYVNGDSLSGALATTATTASSVGSYAITQGTLANSNYAITYVGANLSVTKRAITVTADAGTRVYGDANPALTYQLTSGNFVNGDSLGGSLATTATTASGVGSYAITQGTLANSNYAITYVGSNLSVTPRAITVTADAKSRAYGDGNPSLTYQLTSGNFVNGDSLGGSLATTATTVSGVGSYAITQGTLANSNYAITYVGGNLAVTPRAITVTADAKSRAYGDGNPLLTYQLTSGNLVNGDSLSGSLATTATTASGVGSYGITQGTLANSNYAINYVSANLSVTPRAVTVTANAGQSKIYGDSDPLSYGYTVSDLGGGTALVGVLDRAAGENVGTYAIGQGTLTNVLNSNYDITYVGADFSIGKRSITVTANAGQGKTYGDADPTLGYTVSDLGSGAALVGALDRAAGEDVGTYAIGQGTLTGANNANYDISYVGSDFSIGKRAITVTTTAGQHKAYGNADPSSYLYTTSDLGSGTALVGTLDRMAGESVGAYAIGQGTLTNANNSNYDISYVGSDFTIGKRAITVTANAGQGKTYGDSDPLYYGYTVSDLGTGVDLVGSLERVAGENAGTYAIGQGTLASSNVDYDITYVGADFTIAKRAVTVTANAGQGKIYGDADPSAYGYTHSDLGNGVDLVGALGRAAGENVGGYAIGQGTLTNAHNSNYDITYVGADFTIGKRSVTVTASAGQGKTYGNADPSSYGYSHSDLGNGAALVGALDRAAGENVGNYAIGRGTLTDAANSNYDITYVDAGFSIGKRAVTVTASAGQGKIYGNADPSSYGYSHSDLGSGIALVGALDRAAGENAGAYTIGQGTLTNAANANYDITYVGADFTIGKRAITVVADAQSRPQGMPNPPLTYTIGGLGLVGGDTLAGALSTAATPASIPGSYAIEQGSLTASANYELTYVGANLLVSAPNTIPTSQAATMVAYNADAFGAGAPVPVFFTGQPVGGDTQTLVEDPRLAGFAFCQGIAQTASVCSVAAVQ; this comes from the coding sequence ATGCGAAGCCAAGACTTTTCAACGCATCGCCGCCGCACCAGCGCGCCGCTGATGGCGCTGCTGCTGACGTCGACGGCACTCGTTGGCTTCACCTCGGCGCGGGCGCAGGAACTGCCGACGGGCGGCAGTGTCGCCTCGGGCGGCGTCACCATTTCCAATCCGTCATCCTCGCAGCTCAGCATCAAGCAGTCGACCAATTCGGCCATCGTCAACTGGCAGAGCTTTTCGATCGGTGCGGGGGCAACCGTCAACATCGACCAGCCGACATCGTCCTCGACGATGCTCAACCGCGTCACCGGCGGCACCAGATCGACCATAGCGGGCCAGCTCAACGCCAATGGCCAGGTGTTTCTCGTCAACCCCAACGGCATCGCCATCTCCAAGACCGGCAAGGTCAGTGCCGCCGGCTTCGTCGGCTCCTCGCTCGACATCAGCGATAACGACTTCAAGGCAGGCAAGCTGTCGTTCCAGGGCAAGGGCGCCTCGGCTCCTGTTTCAAACGAAGGCTCCGTCTCGATCGGCCGCGGCGGCTATGCCGCGCTGATCGGCGGCAGCGTCGACAATGCCGGCTCGATCAGCGTGCCATTGGGCAAGGTCGGGCTGGGTTCGGGCGAGAAGGCGACGCTCGATCTCTCCGGCGACGGCTTCCTGCAAGTCTCGGTACCGACCAAGGCGGATGGCAACAACGCGCTGGTCAGCAATTCCGGTACGATCAGCGCCGATGGCGGGACGGTCGAGCTCAAGGCCGCGGCGGTGCGCGATGCCGCCCGCCAGGCGGTCAACATGTCCGGTGTCATCGAGGCGCGCACGGTGTCCGGTCAATCCGGCGCCATCGTGCTCGGCGGCGGCGATGGCTCGGTCGAAGTCTCCGGCACGCTCGATGCTTCGGCCAACGCCGGCGGCAAGGGCGGCAAGGTCACGGTGACCGGCCGCAAGCTGAAGCTCAAGGCAGCCAAGGTCGATGCCTCGGGCAAGGACGGCGGCGGCACGGTCAAGATCGGCGGTGACAAGCAGGGCAAGGGCACGCTGCAGCGAGCCCAGACGACCGAGGTTGATGCCAATACGACGATCAATGCCGATGCTACCGGCACCGGCGATGGCGGCACGGTGATCGTCTGGTCGGACGAACAGACGAAGTTCGCCGGCAAGATTTCCGCGCGCGGTGGCGAGGACAACGGCAATGGCGGCTTCACGGAAGTGTCGGGCAAGCAGCGCCTCGACTTCACCGGCTCGGTCGACCTTCGCGCCCGCTTCGGCGACACCGGCGATCTTCTGCTCGACCCCTACAACGTGACGATCTCGAATGGCGCCGATACCGGTGGGTTCACCGCCAGCTCCAATGACAGCGTCATCAATGTCACCACGCTGCAGAACCAACTGGCGCTGGCCAACGTCACCATCTCCACCGGCAGCGGCGGTTCGCAGGCCGGCGACATCACCATCGCCGCGCCGATCAGCTGGAGCGCCAACACGCTGACGCTCAGCGCCTATCATTCGATCGTCTTCAACGCGAACGCCACGATCGGCGGCGTCGGCGGTCTGTCGCTGGTCACCAACAATGGCGGCACCGGCGGCACGATCTCCTACGCGCTCGGCGCCTCGGCCACTTTCACCGGCACCCAAGGGGCGCAGGCACTGTCGGTCAACGGGCAGGGCTACACGCTGATCTACGATGTCAACGGCTTGCAGGCGATCAACAGTGGCCTGACCGGGCGCTACGCGCTGGCGAAGAACATCGATGCCAGCGCTACGTCCAGTTGGAACAGCGGTCTCGGCTTCATATCGCTCGGCACCGACGGCAACAGCAATATTCAGAACAGCGGCAACGGCTTCACCGGAACCTTCGACGGGCTTGGCCACGCCGTCGATGGACTGTCGGTGACGCAGTCCGCCGCCCAATATGTCGGCCTGTTCGGCTTTGTCGGCGCGGGCGGGCTTGTCCAGAATGTCGGCGTCACCAATGCGACGATCCGAGGATTTAAGACACTTGGTGGGATCGTGGGCTTCAATGCCGGCACGGTGACCCAAAGCTATTCGACCGGCCAGCTCTTCACGACGCAGTATGGATCCGTCTCGGGCGGCCTGATCGGCGAAAATGATGGAGCGCTCTCCGACAGCTTCTCCTCCGTCATCATCAACGCGCGCGATACCAACACCGCGGGCGGCGCGGTGGGTTTCAACAATTTCGGCACCATCGATCGTGTCTACGCCATGGGTGCCGTCGATATCGGCAGCGGCGGCGCCGCCGTCGGCGGTCTCGTCGGATCGAATTATGGCTATTCGTTTGTCGGTAATGGCGGCAGGATAACCGACAGCTATTCGACCGGAGCGGTCAGCGGCGGGTGGAATGTCGGGGCGTTCATCGGCAACAACCTCTATGACGGTACGGTCACGGGCGCGTACGACACGTCGACATCCGGTCCCTATAACACCACATCCTCCGCAAAGCCCGCGATCGGCGGCGGCACCACCGGCCCCAATGTCAATGTCGTCGGCCTGTCGACCTCCAGCTTCCAGAACGGCGGCGCGAGCGGCCTCAGCGCCGCCTACGGCGGTGGGACCGGAGGCCTTAATCCCTATCTGAAGAGCTTCTATCCGAATGGCGCCCAGGCGATTTCCGGAATTGCCTATAAGGATAGCGGCAACACGCCCCTGATTTCCGGCACCGGCCAGCCCTATTACACAAAGAATCCCGGTCTTGTGTCCGTCGTTTCCGGCGGCGTCAAACTCGGTACTGTCTCAACCGGCGTCAACGGCTACTACTATCTCGTTCTGCCGGCCGGCACCGTCTCGAACGCGGTGCTTGCCTACACCGTTGCCGACGCGGACTCGGGCGCCAGGAACGGCGTGACGTTCCGGACCGGTCTGCCCGGAGGCAACATCTCGAACCTGAACATCTATGGCGACTGGCGCCTCGACGAGGCGGATGGCTCGATCGCTTCGCTGTCGGCACTGAACAGCGCATACGCGTCCACGGCAGGTTCGACCTCGGTCGGCAGCCTGTCCTTCGCCAACCGCCAGATCGAAACCGCGGTGACCACCTTCGCCCTCGATCAGGCGCTCTCGGCCGGCACCGGCACCCTGGCGCTGTCGTCGAACGGCACGGTGACACAAGGGGCGACCGGCAATGCCATCACCGCAGGCTCCCTATGGTTCGGCGGCAGCGGCTCGTTCGCGCTCAATGGCGCCGGCAACCAGATCACCAATGTCGCCGGCAGTGCCGGCTCCGTCGATCTGCGCGACGACGCAAGCCTGACGGTCGCAAGTGCCTCCAATGCCCGCGGCGCCAGTACAAGCGGGGTCAACGCCACCGGTTCCGTCAAGCTGCGGACAACGGGCGACCTGACCATCTCGGCCAGCGCGCCGGTCAGCGGAGCGAACCCCGTGCTTGCCGCCTCCGGCAAGTTCATCAATAACCGGGGCAGCGATGCCGTCACCGCTAGCAGCGGGCGCTGGCTGGTCTATGCGGCGAACCCCACCGGCAACACATTCGGCAATCTGGACAGCGGCAACACGGCGATCTGGAACACGGCGGCGGGCGGAGCGGTGAGCGCGGCCGGCAATCGCTATGTCTTTGCCTATCAGCCGACGCTGACCTTCACGTCCAACAACGCGACGAAGACCTATGGCGATACCGTCCTGCCGCCGCTGACCTATTCGGTGGCAGGCTACCAGACCGGCGTGATCGGCGCCTATCTCGGCGATACCGCCGCGACGACCTTCAGCGGCGGCCCAAGCGTGACCTCCGTCAACCCGCCGAGCAACACGCAGGTAGGCGCTGGATCCTACGCGATCACCGTCAGCGCCGGCAATCTCGCGGCGTTGAGCGGCTATGGCTTCGCCTACAACAGCGCGGGCCTTCTCTCCATCGGCAAACGCGCGGTGACGGTGACGGTCACGCCGGGCCAGGGGAAGATCTATGGGGATGCCAATCCCTCCTCCTATGGGTACACCGTCTCCGATCTCGGCGCCGGTGTGGCTTTGGCCGGCAGCCTCACTCGTACGGCCGGGAACAATGCCGGGACATATGCCATCAACCAGGGCAGCGTCACCAACGCCAACAATTCTAACTACGACATCACCTATGTCGGGGGCAATTTCACCATAGCCCAGCGGGCGATCACCGTGACTGCCGTCGCCAAGAGCCGCACATACGGAAGCAGCAATCCGGCGCTCACCTATCAGCTCACATCAGGCAGTCTTGTCGGCAGCGACAGCCTGACAGGCGCGCTGGCGACATCGGCGACAACAACGTCCAACGTTGGCAGCTACGCCATCACGCAAGGCACACTCAACAACAATAACTATGCGATCACCTATGTGGGCGCCAACTTGTCGGTGACGCCACGCGCCATCACGGTGACAGCCGATGCCAAAACCCGCATCTATGGCGATGCCAACCCCGCGCTGACCTATCACCTCACGTCAGGCAGTTACGTCAATGGCGACAGCCTGAGCGGTGCTCTGGCGACGACGGCGACGACGGCATCATCCGTCGGCAGCTACGCCATCACGCAGGGCACACTCGCCAACAGCAACTATGCGATCACCTATGTGGGCGCCAATCTGTCGGTGACGAAACGCGCCATCACGGTGACGGCCGATGCCGGGACCCGTGTCTATGGCGACGCCAACCCGGCACTGACCTATCAGCTGACTTCGGGCAATTTCGTCAATGGCGACAGCCTCGGTGGATCGCTTGCGACAACAGCGACGACGGCATCCGGTGTCGGCAGTTATGCCATCACGCAGGGCACGCTTGCCAACAGCAACTACGCGATCACCTATGTCGGCAGCAATCTGTCGGTGACGCCGCGCGCCATCACGGTGACGGCCGATGCCAAGAGCCGTGCGTATGGCGACGGCAATCCGTCACTGACCTACCAGCTGACCTCGGGCAATTTCGTCAATGGCGACAGCCTCGGTGGATCGCTTGCGACAACGGCGACGACGGTATCCGGTGTCGGCAGTTATGCCATCACGCAGGGCACGCTCGCCAACAGCAACTATGCGATCACTTATGTCGGCGGCAATCTGGCGGTGACACCGCGCGCCATTACGGTGACGGCCGATGCCAAGAGCCGTGCGTATGGCGACGGCAATCCGTTACTGACCTACCAACTGACCTCGGGCAATTTGGTCAATGGCGACAGCCTGAGCGGTTCGCTCGCAACAACGGCGACGACGGCATCCGGTGTCGGCAGCTACGGCATCACGCAGGGCACGCTCGCCAACAGCAATTACGCGATCAACTATGTCAGCGCGAACCTTTCCGTGACGCCGCGCGCGGTCACGGTCACGGCCAATGCGGGGCAGAGCAAGATCTATGGGGACAGCGATCCACTGTCTTACGGCTATACCGTATCCGATCTCGGCGGTGGCACAGCGCTGGTCGGCGTTCTCGACCGGGCAGCCGGCGAGAATGTCGGCACCTACGCGATAGGGCAGGGAACGCTGACCAATGTCTTGAACTCGAACTACGACATCACCTATGTCGGCGCCGATTTCAGCATCGGCAAGCGGTCAATCACCGTCACGGCCAATGCCGGCCAAGGCAAGACCTATGGCGATGCGGACCCGACCCTTGGCTACACGGTTTCCGATCTTGGCAGCGGTGCGGCACTGGTCGGTGCACTCGATCGGGCGGCGGGCGAGGATGTCGGCACCTACGCCATTGGGCAAGGGACGCTGACCGGTGCGAACAATGCGAATTACGACATCAGCTATGTCGGTAGCGATTTCAGCATCGGCAAGCGGGCGATCACGGTCACCACCACTGCCGGACAGCACAAGGCCTACGGCAATGCCGATCCGTCATCCTACCTCTATACCACATCCGATCTCGGCAGCGGCACGGCCCTCGTCGGCACGCTCGATCGCATGGCGGGCGAAAGCGTCGGCGCCTATGCGATCGGGCAAGGCACGCTGACCAACGCCAACAACTCCAACTACGACATCAGCTATGTCGGCTCGGATTTCACCATCGGCAAACGCGCCATCACGGTGACGGCCAATGCGGGCCAAGGCAAGACCTATGGCGACAGCGATCCGCTCTACTATGGTTACACCGTCTCGGATCTCGGCACCGGCGTCGACCTGGTTGGTTCTCTCGAGCGTGTCGCCGGCGAAAACGCCGGAACCTACGCCATAGGCCAAGGCACGCTCGCGAGTTCGAATGTCGACTACGACATCACCTATGTAGGCGCCGACTTCACCATCGCCAAGCGGGCCGTCACCGTCACCGCCAATGCCGGCCAAGGCAAGATCTATGGCGACGCCGACCCGTCGGCCTATGGCTACACCCATTCGGATCTCGGCAATGGCGTCGATCTGGTCGGCGCGCTTGGCCGCGCTGCCGGCGAGAACGTTGGCGGCTATGCAATCGGGCAGGGCACGCTGACCAACGCGCACAATTCGAATTACGACATCACCTATGTCGGCGCGGACTTCACCATCGGCAAACGATCGGTGACGGTCACGGCGAGCGCCGGCCAGGGCAAGACCTATGGCAACGCCGATCCGTCGTCCTATGGCTACAGTCATTCCGATCTCGGCAATGGCGCGGCTTTGGTTGGTGCTCTCGACCGCGCCGCCGGGGAGAATGTCGGCAATTATGCGATCGGGCGAGGCACGCTGACCGACGCCGCCAATTCGAACTACGACATCACCTATGTCGATGCCGGTTTCAGCATCGGCAAGCGGGCGGTGACGGTCACGGCGAGCGCCGGCCAGGGCAAGATCTATGGCAACGCCGATCCGTCGTCCTATGGCTACAGTCATTCCGATCTCGGCAGTGGCATTGCCCTGGTCGGCGCGCTGGACAGGGCCGCCGGCGAGAATGCTGGCGCTTATACGATCGGCCAGGGTACGCTGACCAATGCGGCCAACGCGAACTACGACATCACCTATGTCGGCGCGGATTTCACCATTGGCAAACGCGCCATCACGGTCGTGGCGGACGCGCAAAGCCGGCCGCAAGGCATGCCCAATCCGCCGCTCACCTATACGATCGGCGGGCTGGGGCTGGTCGGCGGCGATACGCTTGCCGGCGCGCTCTCGACCGCCGCGACGCCGGCCAGCATACCGGGCAGCTACGCGATCGAGCAGGGAAGCCTCACCGCTTCGGCCAATTACGAGCTGACCTATGTCGGCGCCAACCTGCTTGTCTCGGCGCCCAACACGATCCCGACATCGCAAGCCGCCACCATGGTTGCCTACAACGCTGATGCATTTGGCGCCGGCGCGCCGGTGCCGGTGTTCTTCACCGGCCAGCCTGTGGGTGGAGACACACAGACGCTGGTCGAGGATCCCCGACTTGCAGGCTTCGCCTTCTGCCAAGGCATCGCGCAGACCGCTTCCGTCTGCTCGGTCGCGGCGGTCCAGTAG